A single region of the Solwaraspora sp. WMMD406 genome encodes:
- a CDS encoding lytic polysaccharide monooxygenase, translated as MTVVTPNSASAHGAAMTPGSRTYLCWVDGLDQTGQIRPTNPACSAAVNQSGSNSLYNWFSVLRSDAAGRTTGFIPDGQLCAGGNTGFSGFNLARNDWPLTHLTAGATMEFKYSNWAHHPGTFYFYVTKDSWSPTRPLAWSDLEATPFLTVTNPPQRGAVGTNDGHYYFSGRLPSNKSGRHIIYSHWVRSDSQENFYGCSDVTFDGGNGQVTGIRGTPIDPNPTPTPAPTTPGPNPTTPGPNPTTVAPTTPAPSGGCSATYRTVGSWSGGFQGEVTVRNTGTASIGGWSTNWNLGSGVTINSVWSGTHTLSGSSITVRNASWNGTLAPNASTTFGFTANGTSGTPTVSCTAS; from the coding sequence CTGACGGTGGTGACCCCTAACTCGGCTTCCGCGCACGGTGCTGCGATGACGCCGGGTAGCCGTACGTACCTGTGCTGGGTGGACGGCCTCGACCAGACCGGTCAGATCCGCCCGACCAACCCGGCCTGTTCCGCGGCCGTCAACCAGAGCGGCTCCAACTCGCTGTACAACTGGTTCAGCGTGCTGCGCTCCGACGCGGCCGGCCGCACCACCGGGTTCATCCCGGACGGCCAGCTCTGCGCCGGTGGCAACACCGGCTTCTCGGGCTTCAACCTGGCCCGCAACGACTGGCCGCTGACCCACCTGACCGCCGGCGCCACCATGGAGTTCAAGTACAGCAATTGGGCGCACCACCCGGGCACGTTCTACTTCTACGTGACCAAGGACAGCTGGAGCCCGACCCGGCCGCTGGCCTGGAGTGACCTGGAGGCCACCCCGTTCCTGACCGTCACCAACCCGCCGCAGCGCGGCGCGGTCGGCACCAACGACGGCCACTACTACTTCAGCGGGCGGCTGCCGAGCAACAAGAGCGGCCGGCACATCATCTACTCGCACTGGGTGCGCTCGGACAGCCAGGAGAACTTCTACGGCTGCTCCGACGTGACCTTCGACGGCGGCAACGGCCAGGTGACCGGCATCCGGGGCACCCCGATCGACCCGAACCCGACGCCGACCCCGGCCCCGACCACCCCGGGTCCGAACCCCACCACGCCGGGCCCGAACCCGACCACCGTGGCCCCCACCACCCCGGCGCCGTCCGGCGGCTGCTCCGCCACCTACCGGACCGTCGGCTCGTGGAGCGGTGGTTTCCAGGGTGAGGTGACCGTCCGCAACACCGGCACCGCCAGCATCGGTGGCTGGAGCACCAACTGGAACCTGGGTAGCGGCGTCACGATCAACAGCGTCTGGAGCGGCACCCACACCCTCAGCGGATCGAGCATCACCGTCCGCAACGCGTCGTGGAACGGCACGCTCGCGCCGAACGCCTCGACGACGTTCGGGTTCACCGCCAACGGCACCTCCGGTACACCCACGGTGAGCTGCACGGCTTCCTGA